From Rhizobium sp. NZLR1, a single genomic window includes:
- a CDS encoding glycosyltransferase family 8 protein, with the protein MQQSAVIVCSDVNMLPAACCTLLSVKRNLGASPAEFLLLGIDLKPSEIAEVGNFARLHDMAITVLPYNTPETAKQARGRWSAATLARLYMDLHIPDHIERLLYLDADVLAVAPVDELFTRDFRGKALAAVDDYVMAFPEKAGARQRKIGMREGGRYFNAGVLLFDWSACRAKGLFARTREIFEERSHLFENNDQDALNVSFDGDWLALDPRWNTQTGLLPFVGRPAIFHFTGRKKPWQATVPWVHRQMARRYIEDLRDTPWASFCRQPSMTGRVAGFLSHVGKQIGGLTRLARMRAYFSNS; encoded by the coding sequence TTGCAGCAGAGTGCGGTGATCGTCTGTTCGGATGTCAACATGCTGCCGGCCGCCTGCTGCACCCTGCTTTCCGTCAAGCGCAATCTGGGGGCTTCGCCAGCGGAGTTCCTGCTTCTCGGCATCGACCTCAAGCCGAGCGAAATCGCCGAGGTTGGAAATTTCGCGCGGCTGCACGACATGGCGATCACCGTGCTGCCCTATAATACGCCGGAAACTGCAAAGCAGGCGCGAGGCCGCTGGTCGGCCGCGACACTGGCGCGGCTCTACATGGATCTGCATATTCCCGATCATATCGAGCGCCTGCTTTACCTGGACGCCGACGTGCTAGCGGTGGCACCCGTCGACGAACTCTTCACCAGAGATTTTCGAGGCAAGGCGCTTGCCGCGGTCGACGATTATGTCATGGCCTTTCCTGAGAAGGCCGGCGCGCGGCAGCGAAAGATCGGCATGCGCGAGGGCGGCCGGTATTTCAATGCCGGCGTGCTGCTGTTCGATTGGTCGGCCTGCCGGGCGAAGGGGCTCTTTGCCAGGACACGGGAGATATTCGAGGAGCGGTCGCATCTTTTCGAGAATAACGACCAGGATGCGCTGAACGTCAGCTTCGACGGCGACTGGCTGGCGCTCGATCCGCGCTGGAACACGCAGACGGGCCTCCTGCCTTTCGTGGGCCGGCCGGCGATCTTTCATTTCACCGGCCGGAAAAAACCGTGGCAGGCGACCGTTCCCTGGGTGCACCGGCAGATGGCCAGGCGTTATATCGAGGATCTGCGAGACACGCCCTGGGCTTCCTTCTGCAGACAGCCGTCGATGACGGGCCGGGTGGCGGGCTTTCTCTCGCATGTGGGAAAGCAGATCGGCGGGCTGACGCGGCTGGCACGGATGCGCGCCTATTTCAGCAACAGCTAG
- a CDS encoding type II toxin-antitoxin system VapC family toxin, whose protein sequence is MQLLLDTHIVLAILRKDVGHRFREIAALLGDSKTVGFVSVASLWETAIKARLGKLDPGMPLEDIARSLEEIGLILLRIEIQHVITAADPEPETRDPFDRMLLAQCKVEGLQLATVDRLLVGHPLAVRL, encoded by the coding sequence ATGCAGCTTCTCCTTGATACCCATATCGTTCTCGCGATCCTGCGCAAGGACGTCGGACATCGGTTCCGGGAGATCGCGGCGCTGCTTGGTGACAGCAAGACCGTGGGTTTCGTCAGTGTTGCAAGTCTTTGGGAGACGGCGATAAAGGCTCGGCTGGGAAAGCTGGATCCTGGCATGCCGCTCGAAGACATCGCGCGATCTCTTGAGGAAATAGGGCTGATACTGCTGCGGATCGAAATTCAGCACGTCATCACTGCCGCCGACCCCGAGCCGGAGACGCGCGATCCCTTCGATCGAATGCTGCTGGCGCAGTGCAAGGTCGAGGGGCTGCAGCTAGCGACGGTCGACCGGTTGCTCGTCGGCCATCCGCTGGCGGTGCGATTATAG
- a CDS encoding type II toxin-antitoxin system prevent-host-death family antitoxin, translating into MKTVSIRDAKNRLTELAREVEQGETIVVTRNGRPVFDLVPHQKRGGLNLEAGQAYLRSRGISNPVPFIADDFDDPLPEDFLLKPLP; encoded by the coding sequence GTGAAGACCGTTTCGATCCGCGACGCGAAGAACCGGCTGACCGAGCTTGCCCGCGAGGTCGAGCAAGGCGAAACCATTGTTGTGACGCGGAACGGCCGGCCGGTGTTCGATCTGGTGCCACATCAGAAACGCGGCGGTTTGAACCTGGAAGCTGGTCAGGCCTATCTTCGCTCACGAGGCATTTCCAATCCCGTCCCGTTCATCGCAGATGATTTTGACGATCCGCTGCCCGAGGATTTTCTCCTGAAGCCGTTGCCGTAA
- a CDS encoding pyridoxal phosphate-dependent aminotransferase encodes MAFLADALSRVKPSATIAVSQKARELKAKGRDVIGLGAGEPDFDTPENIKKAAIDAINRGETKYTPVSGIPELRKAIAAKFKRENGLEYTWEQTIVGTGGKQILFNAFMATLNPGDEVVIPAPYWVSYPEMVALCGGTPIFVSATQEHDFKLQAADLEKAITPKTKWFIFNSPSNPTGAAYTQDELKALTDVLMKHPHVWVLTDDMYEHLTYGDFKFVTPVEVEPKLYDRTLTMNGVSKAYAMTGWRIGYAAGPIQLIKAMDMIQGQQTSGATSIAQWAAVEALNGTQDFIPENKKIFEGRRDLVVSMLNQAKGIVCPVPEGAFYVYPSCKGLIGKTAPSGKVIETDVDFVSELLESEGVAVVQGSAFGLGPNFRISYATSEEQLEEACRRIQRFCAACR; translated from the coding sequence ATGGCTTTCCTTGCCGACGCTCTTTCCCGTGTGAAGCCTTCAGCCACCATCGCCGTTTCCCAGAAAGCGCGCGAGCTGAAGGCAAAAGGACGTGACGTGATTGGCCTCGGCGCGGGCGAGCCGGATTTCGATACACCCGAGAATATCAAGAAGGCCGCCATCGACGCGATCAACCGCGGCGAGACGAAGTACACGCCGGTTTCCGGGATTCCCGAATTGCGCAAGGCGATCGCTGCCAAGTTCAAGCGTGAAAACGGCCTGGAATATACCTGGGAGCAGACGATCGTCGGCACCGGCGGCAAGCAGATCCTGTTCAACGCCTTCATGGCGACGCTGAACCCCGGCGACGAAGTGGTCATCCCGGCGCCTTACTGGGTTTCCTATCCGGAGATGGTTGCGCTATGCGGCGGCACGCCAATTTTCGTTTCGGCCACCCAGGAGCATGACTTCAAGCTCCAGGCGGCAGATCTCGAAAAGGCGATCACACCGAAGACCAAGTGGTTCATCTTCAACTCGCCGTCCAACCCGACGGGTGCTGCCTATACGCAGGACGAGCTGAAGGCGCTGACCGACGTACTGATGAAGCATCCGCATGTCTGGGTACTGACCGACGACATGTACGAGCACCTGACCTATGGCGACTTCAAGTTCGTCACGCCTGTCGAAGTCGAGCCGAAACTCTACGACCGCACGCTGACGATGAATGGCGTCTCCAAGGCCTATGCGATGACCGGCTGGCGTATCGGCTATGCCGCAGGCCCGATCCAGCTCATCAAGGCGATGGACATGATTCAGGGTCAGCAGACCTCGGGGGCGACGTCGATCGCCCAGTGGGCGGCTGTCGAAGCGCTGAACGGCACGCAAGACTTCATCCCTGAGAACAAGAAGATCTTCGAAGGCCGTCGCGATCTCGTCGTTTCGATGCTAAACCAGGCCAAGGGCATCGTCTGCCCGGTGCCGGAAGGCGCTTTCTACGTCTATCCTTCCTGCAAGGGCTTGATTGGCAAAACCGCACCCTCTGGCAAGGTCATCGAGACGGACGTAGATTTCGTTTCTGAGCTCCTGGAATCCGAAGGCGTTGCCGTCGTTCAAGGCTCGGCCTTCGGCCTCGGCCCGAACTTCCGCATCTCCTATGCAACGTCGGAAGAGCAGCTCGAGGAAGCCTGCCGCCGCATCCAGCGCTTCTGCGCCGCTTGCAGGTAA
- a CDS encoding PQQ-dependent sugar dehydrogenase: MKRISAFHFAAALFLFGAVSADAADTVNTQGPAVRVDNLAKGLEHPWAVEVLPDGAYLVTERPGRMRIIRDGNISDPIGGVPTVSARGQGGLMDVALAPDFATSRRIYFTAAIANAQGSGTEAFSATLSADEKRLGAVTPVFTMRRFTSGNIQYGSRIAIARDGSLFISVGDRGDRDRSQDWQDDAGSIIHINADGSIPADNPFKDGGKALPEIWSKGHRNPQGITFDTKDGKLYTVEHGARGGDEINQPEAGKNYGWPIITYGRDYSGAEIGEGTAREGLEQPLHYWDPSIAPGALTVYRGAMFPEWDGNFLVAALKFQLLSRMQRDESGAFVAEERLFEGEYGRIRDVVVAPDGALLMVTDEDSGSLLRVSRAEANNG, translated from the coding sequence ATGAAGAGAATATCCGCCTTCCATTTCGCAGCAGCGCTGTTCCTGTTCGGCGCCGTGTCCGCCGATGCGGCCGATACCGTCAATACGCAGGGTCCCGCCGTTCGTGTCGACAATCTCGCCAAGGGCCTCGAGCATCCCTGGGCGGTCGAGGTGTTGCCCGATGGCGCCTATCTCGTCACCGAGCGGCCCGGCCGCATGCGCATCATCCGCGATGGCAATATCTCCGACCCGATCGGCGGCGTGCCCACGGTCAGCGCCCGTGGCCAGGGCGGCCTGATGGACGTGGCGCTCGCCCCGGACTTTGCGACATCTAGAAGGATCTATTTCACCGCCGCCATCGCCAATGCACAGGGCTCTGGCACTGAAGCCTTCAGCGCCACGCTTTCCGCTGACGAGAAGAGACTGGGCGCCGTAACGCCTGTTTTCACCATGCGGCGCTTCACCTCCGGCAATATCCAGTACGGCTCGCGCATCGCCATAGCCCGTGATGGTTCGCTGTTCATCAGCGTCGGCGACCGTGGCGACCGCGACCGCTCGCAGGACTGGCAGGATGATGCCGGCTCGATCATCCACATCAATGCCGATGGCAGCATCCCGGCCGACAACCCATTCAAGGACGGCGGCAAGGCGCTGCCGGAAATCTGGTCGAAGGGCCACCGCAACCCGCAGGGTATCACCTTCGATACCAAGGACGGCAAGCTCTACACCGTCGAACACGGCGCGCGCGGCGGTGACGAAATCAACCAGCCTGAGGCAGGCAAGAATTACGGCTGGCCGATCATCACCTATGGCCGCGACTATTCGGGTGCGGAAATCGGCGAAGGCACCGCGAGGGAAGGGCTGGAACAGCCGCTGCATTACTGGGATCCGTCGATTGCCCCTGGTGCGCTCACGGTCTACCGCGGCGCCATGTTCCCGGAATGGGACGGCAATTTCCTCGTCGCGGCGCTGAAGTTTCAGCTGCTTTCGCGCATGCAGCGCGACGAAAGCGGCGCCTTCGTCGCCGAAGAGCGCCTGTTCGAGGGTGAATACGGCCGGATCCGCGATGTCGTCGTCGCACCCGACGGCGCGCTGCTGATGGTGACGGACGAGGACAGCGGATCGCTGCTCAGGGTTTCGCGCGCTGAGGCCAATAACGGCTGA
- a CDS encoding DUF3052 domain-containing protein, with translation MQRDEGRLAGEMAAMPGTAGYSGTPLAKKLGLARGQAAALLGVPETIGEIYGFDGFASVALALPETPRRAFDYMHLFTTERATLEAFASALFRVLRPDGILWISWPKKSSRVPTDVTEDVLREILLPTGLVDVKVCAVDEVWSGLKFVIRKELRGAL, from the coding sequence ATGCAACGCGACGAAGGCCGGCTGGCCGGCGAAATGGCGGCGATGCCCGGGACGGCAGGCTATTCTGGCACGCCGCTCGCCAAGAAGCTCGGCCTCGCGCGCGGCCAGGCGGCTGCTCTTCTCGGCGTTCCCGAAACGATTGGCGAGATCTATGGCTTCGACGGCTTTGCCTCGGTCGCCCTTGCGCTTCCCGAAACGCCTCGGCGGGCGTTTGACTACATGCACCTGTTTACGACCGAGCGAGCGACGTTGGAGGCTTTCGCGTCCGCGCTTTTTCGTGTTCTGAGACCGGATGGCATCCTCTGGATCTCCTGGCCGAAGAAGAGTTCGCGGGTGCCGACGGACGTCACCGAGGATGTGCTACGAGAGATCCTCCTTCCGACCGGCCTTGTTGACGTCAAGGTCTGCGCCGTCGATGAGGTCTGGTCCGGACTGAAATTTGTTATCCGCAAGGAGTTACGTGGCGCGTTGTGA
- a CDS encoding DMT family transporter: MTRAQANLLLLLAAAIWGGGFVAQSTAMKAIGPFWFIALRFTVATLAVLPFVVFEALNSKVKTSARHAKLYILTGLALFGGAATQQVGLQTTTVTNSSFITGLYVVFVPLIAVFFLRRAPHWIIWPGGLMAVTGIYLLSGDHLSALTSGDLLTMVCAGFWAIQITLAGTTVSATGRPLALSATQFAVTAICALVIAAIVEPISLSAIRAAAPEIVYVGIFSSGLAFVLQVIAQRYTTPSQAAIFLSAEALFGASLAALLLGETMPVTGYAGCALMFIAMLVVELVPGFARRRLPVT, from the coding sequence ATGACGCGCGCTCAGGCGAACCTTCTGCTGTTGCTTGCAGCCGCCATCTGGGGTGGCGGCTTCGTCGCGCAATCGACGGCGATGAAGGCGATCGGCCCCTTCTGGTTCATTGCCCTGCGTTTCACCGTCGCGACGCTGGCCGTGCTGCCTTTCGTCGTTTTCGAAGCGCTCAACTCCAAGGTGAAGACCAGCGCACGCCATGCGAAACTCTATATTCTGACCGGCCTTGCGCTTTTCGGCGGCGCAGCCACGCAGCAGGTCGGGCTCCAGACGACGACTGTGACGAATTCGAGCTTCATCACCGGCCTCTATGTTGTCTTCGTGCCGCTGATCGCCGTGTTCTTCCTGCGTCGTGCCCCGCATTGGATCATCTGGCCGGGGGGGCTGATGGCTGTCACCGGCATCTATCTCTTGTCAGGCGATCACCTCTCGGCCCTTACATCAGGCGACCTCCTGACAATGGTCTGCGCCGGCTTCTGGGCAATCCAGATCACCCTTGCCGGCACGACTGTTTCTGCGACCGGACGGCCGCTCGCCCTCTCGGCCACGCAATTCGCCGTCACCGCAATCTGCGCGCTTGTCATTGCCGCAATCGTCGAACCGATCAGCCTCTCTGCGATACGGGCCGCGGCACCTGAGATCGTCTATGTCGGCATCTTCTCCTCGGGCCTGGCCTTCGTGCTGCAGGTGATCGCCCAGCGTTACACCACACCCTCGCAGGCAGCGATCTTCCTCTCCGCCGAAGCGCTCTTCGGCGCCTCGCTCGCAGCCCTGCTGCTGGGCGAGACGATGCCAGTGACCGGCTATGCAGGTTGCGCGCTGATGTTTATCGCTATGCTTGTGGTCGAACTCGTGCCTGGATTTGCCCGGCGACGCCTGCCAGTCACCTGA
- a CDS encoding cold-shock protein, translated as MAETGTVKFFNTDKGFGFIKPDRGGADIFVHISAVQASGLAGLTENQKVSFDTEPDRRGKGPKAVNLQIAG; from the coding sequence ATGGCAGAGACTGGCACTGTAAAATTCTTCAATACCGACAAAGGCTTCGGCTTCATCAAGCCGGACCGGGGCGGCGCCGATATCTTCGTTCACATTTCTGCCGTTCAAGCCTCCGGGCTGGCCGGTCTGACGGAAAACCAGAAGGTAAGCTTCGACACGGAGCCGGATCGCCGCGGCAAGGGCCCCAAGGCCGTCAATCTGCAGATTGCGGGCTGA
- a CDS encoding BA14K family protein produces MNRLVKTLMLTATAAALTLSAIGDASAGDRHWHHHNGNDALVGGALGLATGLIVGSAIANTNNGPAYEERRYIDPAYEPDYYEPAPVYRAPRRVYVEQPQYVEQPRYYAPVRTSVEPWSPQWERYCSYRYRSFDSRSGTYIGNDGRSHFCTAG; encoded by the coding sequence ATGAACAGGCTCGTAAAAACTCTTATGCTGACGGCAACGGCTGCTGCGCTTACCCTCTCCGCCATTGGCGATGCATCGGCCGGCGACCGTCATTGGCACCATCACAACGGCAACGATGCGCTCGTCGGCGGCGCCCTTGGTCTCGCGACCGGCCTGATCGTCGGTTCGGCCATCGCCAATACCAATAACGGTCCTGCATACGAAGAGCGCCGCTACATCGACCCGGCTTACGAGCCGGATTATTACGAGCCCGCTCCGGTCTATCGCGCCCCGCGTCGCGTCTATGTCGAGCAGCCGCAATATGTCGAGCAGCCGCGATACTATGCACCGGTCCGCACGTCGGTGGAGCCCTGGTCGCCGCAGTGGGAGCGTTACTGCTCTTACCGCTACCGCTCTTTCGATTCGCGTAGCGGCACCTATATCGGCAATGACGGCCGCAGCCATTTCTGTACCGCCGGCTGA
- a CDS encoding oxidoreductase produces MSKVWLITGSSRGLGRALAEAVLASGDNLVATARDPAQLADLSERYGGQVLTVALDVTDETAATAAVEAGVKRFGRIDVLVNNAGYGNVSSIEDTSLADFRAQIEANLFGTIIMTKAVIALMREQGAGHIIQFSSVGGRIGPAGRGAYSAAKFGVEGFSEVLAKEVAPFGIRVTVIEPGGFRTDFAGASTVLAEGRQDYAETVGATVRFQREYNGRQPGDPAKAAAVVIHIAGLDAAPLRLLLGSDAVRNVEKADAARIDADREWRAVSVSTDFEPDADML; encoded by the coding sequence ATGTCCAAGGTCTGGTTGATTACAGGGAGTTCGCGCGGTCTCGGCCGAGCGTTGGCGGAGGCGGTTTTGGCCTCCGGCGACAATCTGGTGGCGACGGCGCGCGATCCGGCCCAACTTGCCGATCTGTCCGAGCGATATGGCGGCCAGGTGCTGACGGTCGCGCTCGACGTGACCGACGAGACGGCGGCCACGGCAGCGGTCGAGGCCGGTGTGAAGCGGTTCGGACGCATCGACGTGCTTGTCAACAATGCCGGCTACGGCAATGTCTCCTCGATCGAAGATACCAGCCTTGCCGATTTCCGGGCGCAGATCGAGGCCAATCTGTTCGGCACGATCATCATGACCAAGGCGGTCATCGCCCTGATGCGCGAACAGGGGGCAGGGCATATCATCCAGTTCTCATCCGTCGGTGGCCGGATCGGACCTGCCGGGCGCGGCGCCTATTCGGCAGCGAAATTCGGTGTCGAGGGCTTTTCCGAGGTGTTGGCGAAAGAGGTCGCGCCATTCGGCATCAGGGTGACGGTGATCGAGCCCGGCGGCTTCAGGACCGATTTCGCCGGCGCCTCGACGGTGCTTGCCGAAGGGCGGCAGGACTATGCGGAGACGGTCGGCGCTACCGTGCGCTTCCAGCGTGAGTATAATGGTCGCCAGCCCGGAGATCCTGCCAAAGCGGCTGCGGTGGTCATCCATATCGCCGGCCTCGATGCAGCACCGCTCCGGCTGCTGCTCGGCAGCGATGCTGTCCGCAATGTCGAGAAAGCGGATGCCGCGCGTATCGACGCTGATCGGGAATGGCGCGCGGTCAGCGTCTCGACCGATTTCGAACCCGATGCCGATATGCTTTGA
- a CDS encoding helix-turn-helix domain-containing protein, with amino-acid sequence MVYRIRSKEGTLAIYTHLEVTDLPSDMFDFCSSMTDEQDARARELIERAASKWPLRILHVLSGAGAPLRFSRLMERVEGISQKVLTQTLRTLERDGLIIRTLYPQVPPRVEYELTPLGRDLLMQVAGLWRWIVEHLDAFDARKAVKLPTVADNQNPF; translated from the coding sequence ATGGTCTATCGTATCCGATCGAAAGAAGGTACCCTGGCGATCTATACGCACCTTGAGGTAACTGACTTGCCGAGCGACATGTTCGATTTCTGCAGCAGCATGACGGATGAACAGGATGCGCGCGCCCGCGAACTGATCGAGCGGGCGGCGTCGAAATGGCCGCTGCGCATCCTGCACGTGCTCTCCGGTGCGGGCGCACCCCTGCGCTTCTCGCGCCTTATGGAAAGGGTCGAGGGCATCAGCCAAAAGGTGCTGACGCAGACGCTGCGCACCCTCGAAAGAGACGGCCTCATCATCCGCACGCTCTATCCGCAAGTGCCGCCGCGCGTTGAATATGAGTTGACGCCGCTCGGACGCGACCTCCTCATGCAGGTCGCTGGCCTCTGGCGTTGGATCGTCGAACATCTGGATGCATTCGATGCACGCAAAGCCGTGAAGCTGCCGACCGTTGCCGACAACCAAAACCCGTTCTAA
- a CDS encoding ATP-binding protein produces MVTIDSLRREDRTSGPGWRSIARWLRRRLPTGLYARSLLIIIIPMVLLQSVVAAVFMERHWQMVTERLSLAVTRDIAAIIEIIETYPQNSDYNEIIRIARDQLSLQISIEPDGDLPPPRVKPFFSILDGILSDEITDEIHRPFWIDTVGNSNLVEIRIKLDNKILRVLTKRSQTYASNTHIFIVWMVGTSLVLIGISILFLRGQIRPILTLARAAESFGKGQKPDNFYPRGADEVRRAGLAFILMRERIERQIEQRTAMLSGVSHDLRTILTRFKLQLALAGDNPDLHGLNDDVNDMQAMLEAYTAFARGEVEEDVGELKLSEIFVKLESDFALHGKTFSYSIEGDDDISVRPNAFMRLVTNLASNARRYAGRLDIEAKHNAKWLTVIFDDDGPGIPEKNREDVFKPFFRLDAARNLDASGTGLGLAIARDIARSHGGNVTLADSPLGGLRATIRIPA; encoded by the coding sequence ATGGTGACGATCGACAGCTTGCGGCGGGAAGACCGCACTTCTGGGCCGGGCTGGCGCTCGATTGCCCGCTGGCTGCGCCGGCGGCTGCCGACCGGGCTTTACGCGCGCTCGCTGCTGATCATCATCATTCCGATGGTGCTGTTGCAATCCGTCGTCGCCGCCGTCTTCATGGAGCGCCACTGGCAGATGGTGACGGAGCGGCTGTCGCTGGCCGTCACCCGCGACATCGCCGCGATCATCGAGATCATCGAGACCTACCCGCAGAATTCGGACTATAACGAGATCATCCGCATCGCCCGCGACCAGCTCAGCCTGCAGATCTCGATCGAGCCGGACGGCGATCTGCCGCCGCCGCGCGTCAAGCCGTTCTTCTCGATACTCGACGGCATCCTCAGCGACGAGATCACCGACGAGATCCACCGGCCTTTCTGGATCGACACGGTCGGCAACTCGAACCTCGTCGAGATCCGCATCAAGCTCGACAACAAGATCCTCAGGGTGCTGACCAAGCGCAGCCAGACCTATGCCTCGAACACACATATCTTCATCGTCTGGATGGTCGGCACCTCGCTGGTGCTGATCGGCATCTCTATCCTCTTCCTGCGCGGGCAGATCCGGCCGATCCTGACCTTGGCGCGAGCGGCCGAAAGCTTCGGCAAGGGGCAGAAGCCCGATAATTTCTATCCGCGCGGTGCCGACGAGGTCAGGCGCGCCGGCCTTGCCTTCATCCTGATGCGCGAGCGAATTGAACGGCAGATCGAGCAGCGCACCGCGATGCTCTCCGGCGTCAGCCATGATCTGCGCACCATCCTCACCCGCTTCAAACTGCAACTGGCGCTCGCCGGCGACAATCCCGACCTGCATGGGCTGAACGACGACGTCAACGATATGCAGGCCATGCTGGAGGCCTACACGGCCTTCGCACGCGGCGAAGTCGAAGAGGATGTCGGCGAGCTGAAACTCAGCGAGATCTTCGTAAAGCTGGAATCCGATTTCGCTCTGCACGGCAAGACATTCAGCTATTCCATCGAAGGCGATGACGACATATCCGTCAGGCCGAATGCTTTCATGCGTCTCGTCACCAACCTGGCCTCGAATGCCCGCCGTTATGCCGGCAGGCTCGACATCGAAGCCAAGCACAATGCCAAATGGCTGACCGTCATCTTCGACGATGACGGACCGGGTATTCCGGAAAAGAACCGCGAGGACGTTTTCAAGCCGTTCTTCCGACTGGACGCGGCGCGTAACCTCGATGCGTCGGGCACCGGCCTTGGCCTTGCGATTGCCCGCGACATCGCCCGCAGCCACGGCGGCAACGTCACCCTCGCCGACAGCCCGCTCGGCGGACTGAGGGCAACGATCCGCATCCCTGCTTAG
- a CDS encoding response regulator transcription factor, giving the protein MAVKTGISDDAAHLLVVDDDSRIRALLNRYLAENGFRVTVAADGAEAQRKLAGLDFDLIIMDVMMPGESGIDVTRGLRAIKNVPIIMLTALAESGNRIEGLEAGADDYLSKPFDPRELVLRINNILRRNAGGEGPKIEQVMFGPYTFSLTRKELKKASEVIRLTDREQEIMLLFARRAGDTIPRHELIGNDTEVGERTIDVQINRLRRKIEDDPANPVWLQTVRGIGYRLSID; this is encoded by the coding sequence ATGGCGGTCAAGACAGGTATTTCAGACGATGCGGCGCATCTGCTGGTGGTCGACGACGACTCGCGCATCCGTGCGCTGCTCAATCGTTATCTCGCCGAGAACGGCTTCCGCGTCACTGTCGCCGCCGACGGCGCCGAGGCTCAGCGCAAGCTCGCGGGTCTCGATTTCGACCTGATCATCATGGATGTGATGATGCCCGGCGAATCCGGCATCGACGTCACCCGCGGGCTTCGCGCCATCAAGAACGTGCCGATCATCATGCTGACGGCGCTGGCGGAATCGGGCAACCGGATCGAAGGCCTCGAGGCGGGCGCCGACGACTATCTTTCCAAGCCCTTCGACCCGCGCGAATTGGTGCTGCGCATCAACAACATTCTGCGCCGCAATGCCGGCGGCGAGGGACCGAAGATCGAACAGGTGATGTTCGGCCCCTATACCTTCTCACTCACCCGCAAGGAGCTGAAGAAAGCCAGCGAGGTGATCCGGCTCACCGACCGCGAGCAGGAGATCATGCTGCTCTTTGCACGGCGCGCCGGTGATACGATCCCCCGCCATGAACTGATCGGCAACGACACAGAGGTCGGCGAGCGCACGATCGACGTGCAGATCAACCGGCTGCGGCGTAAGATCGAGGATGATCCGGCCAATCCCGTCTGGTTGCAGACCGTGCGCGGCATCGGATACAGGCTGAGCATCGACTAG
- a CDS encoding MarR family transcriptional regulator translates to MSRQTGPKAGKPEPLATPMEDTDIIDFEIIEQFFFAYRDFVSDPDAILEKSGFGRAHHRVVHFVNRNPGMTVADLLDTLRITKQSLARVLKQLIDSGYIRQVAGPEDRRQRKLYPTKSGRELALALAEPQSRRIERAFDGASAEVREGVKAFLRGMRDRQKAD, encoded by the coding sequence GTGTCACGACAGACCGGCCCCAAAGCAGGCAAGCCAGAGCCGCTGGCCACGCCGATGGAAGATACTGACATCATCGATTTCGAGATTATCGAACAGTTCTTCTTCGCCTATCGCGACTTCGTTTCCGATCCTGACGCCATCCTCGAAAAGAGCGGCTTCGGCCGGGCCCATCACCGCGTCGTGCATTTCGTCAACCGCAATCCCGGCATGACGGTTGCCGATCTTCTCGATACGCTGAGGATTACCAAGCAGAGCCTTGCAAGGGTGCTGAAACAGCTGATCGATTCAGGCTATATTCGCCAGGTGGCAGGCCCCGAGGACCGGCGGCAGCGCAAGCTCTATCCAACGAAATCGGGACGAGAGCTGGCGCTTGCACTTGCCGAGCCGCAATCGCGCCGCATTGAGCGGGCATTCGATGGGGCTTCTGCGGAGGTGCGGGAGGGCGTAAAAGCTTTCCTCAGGGGAATGCGGGACAGGCAGAAGGCGGATTGA